CTCGCGCGTGAGCAGGCGCAGATCCTGGACGATGACCTTCAGCCGCTCGGCGCCCTCCTGGGACTCGCCCAGCGCATCCATCACCTCGTCGACGTCCGCCGCGTCCACTTCGCCGCGGCCTTGGCGCAGGGCCTCCCGGAGCCGGCCGATCTCCTCCCGGGCGAAGGAGAGGTTGGCCATGAGGAACGCCAGCGGGTTGTTCATCTCATGGCCCACGCGCGCGGCCAGCGAGCCCAGCGACGCCATGCGATCGGCGTGCATCAGGCTTGCCTCCATCTGCTTGCGCGCGGTGACGTCCTTGGCGAAGACGCGCAGGCTCTCGTTGTCCTGCAGGGGCGTGGCCACCACCTCCCAGTAGCGGCCGCCCAGCTGGACCAGCTCGGCCCCGTCCCGGGTGGCGTTGCGCCGCGCGTTCACCAGCGCCGCGCTGATGACGGGGTGGTGCACGCCCAGCTCCAGCAGATCCGGGAAGCAGACATGGGCGGGGGGGTTGGCGTAGCGCAGCTGGCCGTCGCGCCGCAGCTCCAGCATCGGATCGGGGTGGAGCAGGGGGAAGGAGGCCAGCCGGTACAGCTCCTGCTCCAGCGAGTCCCGATCGGTGATGTCGCGCAGCAGCAGGCCCAGGTCCGGCGCGGGCTCTCCCGGCTGGGCGGAGCGCAGCGTGGCCTCGGCGGCATACATGCGCGTCTGCCCCTGCGCCTCCATGCGGAACTGCATCCGGCCGCTCACCTGGTTGAGGCGGGTGGAGCGCACCAGCGACTCCAGCGGGATGGCGGCCTCCAGCGGCAGCAGCTCCATCAAGGGCTGCCCCTCGCAGGCGCGCACGTCCCGGCCGAAGACGGTGCCGCTGGAGGACCAGACGTGTCGGCAACGCTCCTCCGCGTCGAGATCCAGCGTGAGGTACTCCGAGTTCATGGCGGGCGGGAGCTCCGAGGCCGGGCCCGAGGAGCCCCGGACGAGGGTGAAGCCTTGGATGTCGAAGGGAGCCTGCGCTGGCTCCAGGCCGCCCTCGTCTCGGCTCATGGCGGTGATGGCGGCGACCACGGCGGCGGCCTCGGCCTCCGGCATCCGGTTGGAGATGATGATGCCGTCGGCGAGGGTGGGGCCCGTGAAGGAGAACGGGTAGAGCCGGCGCTCGTCGGGCCCCACTCGCTCGGCGAGCTGGGCCCGGACCATGTACTCCTCCATGTGCGTGGTGAAGTGGGCGGTGACGTCCGCTTCACCGGAGAGCACGGCCAGCAGCGCCTGGCGGTAGGTGCCATGGAAGCGCTGCTCGGCGAAGAGCTCCGAGGGGTTGAGGCCCAGGGACTCCAGGTGGCGCTTGGGCAGCAGGTAGCCCGCGGTGGACAGCGGGGCCACCCAGGCGGCGCGCTTGCCACGCAGCTGCTCCAGCGTGAGCGGCTCCTCGGCGCGGCAGATGAAGGCGGCGTGGTAGTACCAGCGGCCGGCCCGCACGGCGCGGAGCACGGCTCGCGACTGGGGCTCGAAGGCGTTGCACTGCTCCGCGGTGGCCAGCGCCATGTCCACCCGGCCCGCCATGAGCTCCTGCTCCACGCTCTCGTACGTCCGCGCCTGCTCCATGATCACCGGCCGGCCCAGCCGCTGGGCAAGCACGCGGCCGAAGAACTCGGTACGTACCTGCTCCTTCACCTGCCCCAGCAGGGGATAGGTCAGGAAGCGGATGGGGGCGCCAGGCAGGGCCAACCGAGATACTCCTTCACGCGTCTGTTGCCCCACTATCCCCATGGCTCATGAGCATGCCGGAGGCGGGGAGGGAATCCAGGGGAAAACGGCTTTCCGTGTCTCCCGTTGCTTCTCCAGGGGGACTCGGAGACCCCTGCGTATTCTCGCTTTGAGCGAGGATATTGAGAAGAACCGGAACACTCACCGCTGCGAGCAAGACTCTCCGTATGGATGGATGGCCACGCATGAATGATCGCTCTCTTCCAAAATTTTCGCCACGCCGGGAACTGGGGCGCACGGGGTTTCGAGCCACGGTG
This is a stretch of genomic DNA from Hyalangium gracile. It encodes these proteins:
- a CDS encoding PhnD/SsuA/transferrin family substrate-binding protein produces the protein MALPGAPIRFLTYPLLGQVKEQVRTEFFGRVLAQRLGRPVIMEQARTYESVEQELMAGRVDMALATAEQCNAFEPQSRAVLRAVRAGRWYYHAAFICRAEEPLTLEQLRGKRAAWVAPLSTAGYLLPKRHLESLGLNPSELFAEQRFHGTYRQALLAVLSGEADVTAHFTTHMEEYMVRAQLAERVGPDERRLYPFSFTGPTLADGIIISNRMPEAEAAAVVAAITAMSRDEGGLEPAQAPFDIQGFTLVRGSSGPASELPPAMNSEYLTLDLDAEERCRHVWSSSGTVFGRDVRACEGQPLMELLPLEAAIPLESLVRSTRLNQVSGRMQFRMEAQGQTRMYAAEATLRSAQPGEPAPDLGLLLRDITDRDSLEQELYRLASFPLLHPDPMLELRRDGQLRYANPPAHVCFPDLLELGVHHPVISAALVNARRNATRDGAELVQLGGRYWEVVATPLQDNESLRVFAKDVTARKQMEASLMHADRMASLGSLAARVGHEMNNPLAFLMANLSFAREEIGRLREALRQGRGEVDAADVDEVMDALGESQEGAERLKVIVQDLRLLTREPPATARGWTCTRCWRTA